In Mytilus trossulus isolate FHL-02 chromosome 6, PNRI_Mtr1.1.1.hap1, whole genome shotgun sequence, a single window of DNA contains:
- the LOC134723439 gene encoding uncharacterized protein LOC134723439 gives MNKFLILSTLVALVSAVSKDECHGAEKCLLTVEDQNISECVDKLSVKTVDCATYFCDNDLSIKITEIKCKYEGQCVSDGVVRKNTTTCATFKCKTSSNVVGDVTHYKSSMVIIKRECPNPRFLYEPDANDYFCIGVGRYRRDREICVQYDCLSMTDAAGTVTGMKVEAKHYGCVNPRRGEPNQYMCINENVYRRTFSNCQKHTCIADEQEGKKILKLKTEVYGCLHNDTCVLDGAKIDGEQECTVKQCNVKQLNATHFSNSFDMAEIKCPHEDTCVLDGVKIDDEEKCTVLQCNAKQINATHYSNSFGTVEAKCRHGDTCVLDGAKIAGEKKCTVQQCNVQKVNGMFHTSFELVELKCEDMNGDCHGDQETLPYQIKDKVYNCKCNISFADKTISYTECRPMS, from the exons ATGAacaagtttttaattttgtctacATTGGTAGCGCTGGTTTCTGCTGTTTCTAAAGACGAATGCCATG GCGCAGAAAAATGTTTGCTTACTGTAGAGGATCAAAATATCAGCGAGTGTGTGGACAAATTATCAGTGAAGACTGTAGATTGTGCGACGTACTTCTGTGACAACGATCTCTCaataaaaattacagaaataa AATGTAAATACGAGGGCCAATGTGTAAGTGATGGAGTTGTAAGgaaaaacacaacaacatgTGCAACAttcaaatgcaaaacaagttcAAATGTTGTAGGCGACGTGACACATTACAAATCTTCAATGGTGATCATTAAAAGAG AATGTCCAAATCCCCGGTTTCTTTATGAACCAGATGCAAACGACTACTTTTGTATCGGGGTTGGTAGATATAGAAGAGACCGTGAGATATGTGTACAGTATGACTGTCTTAGTATGACAGATGCCGCTGGTACTGTTACTGGAATGAAGGTCGAAGCGAAGCATTATG GATGTGTTAATCCAAGACGAGGCGAACCCAACCAGTATATGTGTATTAATGAAAATGTATACAGAAGGACATTCAGTAACTGCCAGAAGCATACATGCATTGCTGACGAACAAGAAGGAAAGAAAATCTTAAAACTAAAAACAGAAGTGTATg GGTGTCTACATAATGACACATGTGTCTTAGATGGTGCTAAGATCGATGGTGAACAGGAGTGTACAGTAAAACAATGCAATGTTAAACAACTGAACGCAACGCATTTCTCGAATTCATTTGACATGGCCGAAATCA AATGTCCACATGAAGACACATGCGTCTTAGATGGTGTAAAGATTGATGATGAAGAGAAGTGTACAGTACTACAATGCAATGCTAAACAAATAAACGCAACGCATTACTCGAACTCGTTTGGCACAGTCGAAGCCA AATGTCGGCATGGAGACACATGCGTCTTAGATGGTGCTAAGATCGCTGGTGAAAAGAAGTGTACAGTGCAACAATGCAATGTTCAAAAAGTAAACGGAATGTTTCACACGTCGTTTGAATTAGTTGAACTCA AATGTGAAGACATGAATGGAGATTGTCATGGTGATCAAGAGACCTTACCATATCAGATAAAAGATAAGGTTTACAACTGCAAATGTAATATCAGTTTTGCGGACAAGACAATTAGCTACACTGAGTGTAGGCCTATGTCCTAA